TGGCGATTCAGTTCGGATTATCGAATGCGCGCCAAAGTCGAAAACGAAACGCTGGGAGGTTCTTGAGGCGTAAGCCAAGAGGCCTTTCGGTTTAATCGAAACCCTGGGGACAAGGCAAAGGCCCCCCAAAGGTCGGGAGAAACCACATGATCCAGATGCAAACCAATCTGGATGTTGCTGACAACTCTGGCGCTCGCCGAGTTCAGTGCATCAAGGTGCTGGGTGGTTCCAAGCGTAAATACGCATCCGTAGGCGACGTCATTGTCGTTTCGGTCAAGGAAGCCATTCCGCGCGGCCGTGTGAAAAAGGGCGACGTGCGTAAAGCCGTCGTTGTGCGCACAGCCAAAGAAGTTCGCCGTGATGATGGTACAGCCATCCGTTTTGACAGTAACGCTGCTGTTATGCTCAACACAGCTGGTGAGCCGATCGGTACACGTATTTTCGGGCCAGTTGTGCGCGAATTGCGGGCCAAGAACTTTATGAAAATTATCTCACTTGCTCCGGAGGTGCTATAATGGCTGCGAAACTCCGCAAAGGTGATAAAGTTGTTGTTCTTGCTGGCAAGGACAAGGGTAAAGAGGGCACGATTGAATCCCTTAACCCCAACGCCAATAAGGCAATTGTTGATGGTGTGAATATGGCGATCCGCCATACTCGCCAGACGCAAACATCTCAGGGCGGCCGACTTCCGAAAGCGATGCCAATTGACCTTTCAAATCTGGCGCTGCTCGATTCGAATGGAAAGCCAACACGCGTTGGGTTTAAAGTTGAAGACGGCAAGAAACTGCGGTTTGCAAAGACCACGGGGGATGTGATCGATGGCTGATGATGAAAAATATACGCCCCGCCTTCGCGCGGCCTATGACAACAGTATCCGCCCAGCTCTGAAAGAAGAGTTTGGCTATAAAAGCGATATGCAAATTCCGCGTTTGGACAAGATCGTTCTGAATATTGGCGCCGGTAAAGCTTCCGTCAAAGACAGCAAAAAAGCCAAATCAGCGCAGCAAGATTTGACCACAATCGCTGGTCAACATGCAGTGGTGACGCGTGCGAAAAAATCAATTGCGGGCTTTCGGGTTCGTGAAGATATGCCAATGGGGGCCAAAGTGACCCTGCGCGGCGCACGGATGTATGAATTTCTAGACCGGTTAATCACTGTCGCGATGCCTAGGATTCGTGACTTTCGTGGCGTGTCGGCAAAAAGTTTTGATGGCCGGGGCAATTATGCTCTTGGGATCAAAGAACACATCGTCTTTCCAGAGATTGACTTTGATAAGGTCGATGAAAACTGGGGAATGGACGTTGCAATTTCCACCACCGCGAAAACCGACGCGGAAGCCAAGGCCTTGTTGAAGCATTTCAACATGCCGTTCAACAGCTGATCCGCGAAAAGGAGTTTAGACATGGCTAAAAAAGCAATGGTCGAACGCGAGAAAAAGCGCCAACGCTTGGTGGAAAAATATGCCGCCAAGCGCGCCGCGCTGAAAGAGATCGCGAATGATGAGAACCTGCCAATGGAAGAGCGTTTTAAAGCACGTTTGAAATTGGCAAAATTGCCCCGCAATAGCTCGGCAAGCCGGCTGCACAACCGTTGTCAGCTGACCGGCCGTCCGCATGCTTATTATCGCAAACTCAAAGTATCGCGGATTGCGCTACGTGAGTTGGGGTCCAGCGGGCAGATGCCCGGTATGGTCAAATCGAGCTGGTAAGGGAGAGACGATATGAATGACCCTATTGCCGATATGCTTACCCGCATCCGTAATGCGCAAATGCGCGGCAAGTCAGTGGTGCAAACCCCGGCTTCAAAGCTGCGTGCTTGGGTTTTGGATGTTTTGGCGGATGAAGGCTATATCCGCGGGTATGAAAAAGTAATGGGCGGCAATGGCCACCCTGCGCTAGAAATCAGCCTAAAATATTTCGATGGCGCACCAGTCATCCGCGAGCTTAAACGGGTGTCAAAACCTGGGCGGCGGGTTTATCTGGGCGTTAAGGATATCCCACAGGTCCGTCAGGGCCTTGGTGTGTCGATTGTCTCCACCCCTCAGGGTGTGATGTCGGATGCGGCTGCACGCACTGCCAATATTGGCGGCGAAGTGCTCTGCACAGTCTTCTAAGGAGAGCTGCAATGTCTCGTATTGGTAAAAAACCGGTCGAGCTGCCGTCAGGTGTCACAGCATCTGTCTCCGGCCAGACCGTAGAGATTAAGGGCCCCAAGGGGGCTCGTAGTTTTCATGCAACCGATGATGTCACCATTGCGGTTGAAGACAATGGCGTTTCTGTCACACCGCGCGGTTCTTCAAAGCGCGCGCGTCAGCAGTGGGGTATGAGCCGGACCATGGTTGCCAATTTGGTAACCGGGGTGACCAGCGGGTTCAAAAAAGAACTCGAGATTACTGGGGTTGGTTACCGTGCTCAAATGCAGGGCAATGTTCTAAAGTTGAACCTTGGCTTGTCGCATGATGTGGACTTTCCGGTCCCAGAGGGCGTCACCGTAACCGCACCAAAGCCAACTGAAATCATTGTTGAAGGTATAGATCAGCAATTGGTTGGCCAAGTGGCAGCAAATATCCGTGAATGGCGGAAACCAGAGCCCTATAAAGGCAAAGGGATCCGCTATAAGGGTGAATTTATCTTCCGCAAGGAAGGGAAGAAAAAGTAAGGAAACGCAAAATGGCAAACAGCAAAAGACAACTGTTCTTGAAGCGCCGCTTGCGCGTCCGGAACAAACTTCGCAAGGTGAACGCCGGACGTATTCGTCTGTCGGTACACCGCAGCAACAAAAACATCAGCGCTCAGCTGATCGACGATGTCAGTGGCCGCACCTTGGCCGCCGCCTCATCGTTGGAGAAAAGCTTGGGCATTTTTGGCAAGAACAATCTCGATGCTTCTGCTAAAGTTGGCGCAGCACTCGCAGAGCGTGGTAAAGCTGCTGGTGTTGAAGATTGCTACTTTGATCGTGGCGGATTTCTCTTTCACGGGGGTGTTAAGGCTTTGGCCGACGCTGCTCGTGAAGGCGGATTGAAGTTTTAAGGAGACGGAAGAATGGCTAGAGAACAAAACAACCGGGGTCGGCGCGAACGCGACGAAGCGCCCGAGTTCGCCGATCGTCTCGTTGCGATCAATCGGGTATCGAAAACCGTGAAAGGTGGTAAGCGCTTTGGCTTTGCTGCCCTCGTGGTGGTCGGAGATCAAAAAGGCCGCGTTGGCTTTGGCAAAGGTAAAGCAAAAGAGGTGCCCGAAGCAATTCGCAAGGCCACTGAGCAAGCCAAACGTCAAATGATCCGTGTTCCTTTGCGCGAGGGCCGCACATTGCACCACGACATGGAAGGCCGTCACGGTGCTGGCAAGGTGGTTATGCGCACAGCCCCGACGGGTACTGGTATTATCGCCGGTGGTCCAATGCGTGCTGTGTTTGAAATGCTTGGTATTCAGGACGTGGTTGCCAAGTCAATTGGATCGCAAAACCCCTATAACATGATCCGCGCAACCATCGACGGCCTGCAAAAAGAAGCCAGCCCAAGATTGGTCGCACAGCGGCGCGGTAAAAAAGTGGCAGACATTTTGAAACGGGATGAGGCTCCGGCTGCGCCTGTTGAAGCTGCTGAAGCGTAAGGAGAGCGAGAAATGGCAAAAACCATCGTCGTCAAACAAATCGGTTCCCCGATCCGCAGACCGGCCAAACAGCGTCAGACCCTCATCGGTTTGGGTCTGAACAAAATGCACAAAACACGCGAACTTGAAGACACGCCTGCTATTCGCGGCATGGTCAACAAAATCTCGCATATGGTTGAGATTATCGAAGAGCGCGACTAACGCATTTTTCGGATCTTACGATTTCAAGAACGCCTCAGCTTTTGCTGGGGCGTTTTTACGTGTTGAGGGTGAGAAAGGTCTTGGGTAGTGTCGCAACATAGATTTACAGCATTGGATTAGGAGATGTCACATGCACAAAGGCTCATGTCTCTGCGGTGCGGTCCGCTTTAGCGTTTCTGGACACCTCAAAGATCCCGATGCTTGTCATTGCAACATTTGCCGTAAATGGACTGGTCACTATCTGGTCTCAACCGATATTCCCCGCGAGGCGCTGATCATTGAGGGCAAGGAAAATGTTTCGTGGTACCAATCGTCAGAGAAAGTTCGCCGCGGGTTTTGTAAAACCTGTGGGACCAACCTGTTTTTTGATCCCGTCGTTCAAACAGACTGGACAGCCGTTTCCATGGGGGCCTTTGACGGGCCGACGGATGTAAAAACCCATATTC
The nucleotide sequence above comes from Rhodobacteraceae bacterium Araon29. Encoded proteins:
- the rplN gene encoding 50S ribosomal protein L14; the encoded protein is MIQMQTNLDVADNSGARRVQCIKVLGGSKRKYASVGDVIVVSVKEAIPRGRVKKGDVRKAVVVRTAKEVRRDDGTAIRFDSNAAVMLNTAGEPIGTRIFGPVVRELRAKNFMKIISLAPEVL
- a CDS encoding 50S ribosomal protein L24; this encodes MAAKLRKGDKVVVLAGKDKGKEGTIESLNPNANKAIVDGVNMAIRHTRQTQTSQGGRLPKAMPIDLSNLALLDSNGKPTRVGFKVEDGKKLRFAKTTGDVIDG
- the rplE gene encoding 50S ribosomal protein L5 codes for the protein MADDEKYTPRLRAAYDNSIRPALKEEFGYKSDMQIPRLDKIVLNIGAGKASVKDSKKAKSAQQDLTTIAGQHAVVTRAKKSIAGFRVREDMPMGAKVTLRGARMYEFLDRLITVAMPRIRDFRGVSAKSFDGRGNYALGIKEHIVFPEIDFDKVDENWGMDVAISTTAKTDAEAKALLKHFNMPFNS
- the rpsN gene encoding 30S ribosomal protein S14, whose translation is MAKKAMVEREKKRQRLVEKYAAKRAALKEIANDENLPMEERFKARLKLAKLPRNSSASRLHNRCQLTGRPHAYYRKLKVSRIALRELGSSGQMPGMVKSSW
- the rpsH gene encoding 30S ribosomal protein S8, which produces MNDPIADMLTRIRNAQMRGKSVVQTPASKLRAWVLDVLADEGYIRGYEKVMGGNGHPALEISLKYFDGAPVIRELKRVSKPGRRVYLGVKDIPQVRQGLGVSIVSTPQGVMSDAAARTANIGGEVLCTVF
- the rplF gene encoding 50S ribosomal protein L6 is translated as MSRIGKKPVELPSGVTASVSGQTVEIKGPKGARSFHATDDVTIAVEDNGVSVTPRGSSKRARQQWGMSRTMVANLVTGVTSGFKKELEITGVGYRAQMQGNVLKLNLGLSHDVDFPVPEGVTVTAPKPTEIIVEGIDQQLVGQVAANIREWRKPEPYKGKGIRYKGEFIFRKEGKKK
- the rplR gene encoding 50S ribosomal protein L18; the protein is MANSKRQLFLKRRLRVRNKLRKVNAGRIRLSVHRSNKNISAQLIDDVSGRTLAAASSLEKSLGIFGKNNLDASAKVGAALAERGKAAGVEDCYFDRGGFLFHGGVKALADAAREGGLKF
- the rpsE gene encoding 30S ribosomal protein S5, whose protein sequence is MAREQNNRGRRERDEAPEFADRLVAINRVSKTVKGGKRFGFAALVVVGDQKGRVGFGKGKAKEVPEAIRKATEQAKRQMIRVPLREGRTLHHDMEGRHGAGKVVMRTAPTGTGIIAGGPMRAVFEMLGIQDVVAKSIGSQNPYNMIRATIDGLQKEASPRLVAQRRGKKVADILKRDEAPAAPVEAAEA
- the rpmD gene encoding 50S ribosomal protein L30, which translates into the protein MAKTIVVKQIGSPIRRPAKQRQTLIGLGLNKMHKTRELEDTPAIRGMVNKISHMVEIIEERD
- a CDS encoding GFA family protein; translated protein: MHKGSCLCGAVRFSVSGHLKDPDACHCNICRKWTGHYLVSTDIPREALIIEGKENVSWYQSSEKVRRGFCKTCGTNLFFDPVVQTDWTAVSMGAFDGPTDVKTHIHIFVSQKGDYYDITDGLPQNER